Proteins from a genomic interval of Lacticaseibacillus pabuli:
- the nrdD gene encoding anaerobic ribonucleoside-triphosphate reductase yields MDIATAVNTITKRGGNEEPFSAVKLTMSARSALKASGVDDTSVDFDELVRVGATLDNSAALAKVTEAWLGTLAPQAAAAYHEFRKQSIAKRNRDKNLDVALGKLLSKDRTVVNENANKDSNVFNTQRDLTAGTIARATGLKMLPPAVANAHIKGDIHWHDLDYQPYSPMTNCCLIDFEGMLKHGFKIGNATMGTPHSIQTAVVQMTQIIASVASSQYGGCSADSTDEFLAPYAMRNYDKHLQEAEEWIDDPATREKYARSKTKADIAQAMESLEYQINTLYSSQGQTPFTTVGFGLGTSWAAVEIQKAILNTRIKGLGTERRTAIFPKLVFTLKRGLNLEPGDPNYAIKELALDCATKRMYPDVLNYDKIVALTGSFKAPMGCRSFLQGWRDASGAEVNAGRMNLGVVTVNLPRIALESGGNKAQFWALLESRLDVCHEALAFKLNRAKQASPKNAPTLYMYGAFGKRLGEDDNVDDLFKNGRATISLGYIGLYEVGTVFYGPDWEHNQEAKDFSVSVVKALYDHCKQWEAAEGYHYSVYSTPSESLTDRFCRLDTEKFGTIPNITDKEYYTNSFHYDVRKSPTPFEKIDFEKDYPKYCSGGFIHYCEYPNLRQNPKALEAVWDYAYDRIGYLGTNTPIDQCFKCGFKGEFTATARGFKCPDCGNTDPATCDVVKRTCGYLGNPNQRPMVHGRHMEIMARRKHMTFGNDQIAGGK; encoded by the coding sequence ATGGATATCGCAACAGCAGTGAACACAATCACCAAACGGGGTGGAAATGAGGAGCCGTTTAGCGCGGTGAAGTTGACGATGAGTGCCCGTTCTGCTTTGAAGGCAAGCGGCGTCGACGATACGTCCGTTGATTTTGATGAACTGGTACGTGTTGGCGCAACATTAGACAATAGCGCGGCTTTGGCCAAAGTTACTGAGGCTTGGCTCGGAACCTTGGCACCGCAAGCCGCGGCAGCCTATCACGAATTTCGCAAGCAATCGATTGCCAAACGCAACCGTGACAAGAATCTGGACGTGGCACTGGGCAAACTCCTGAGCAAGGATCGGACCGTCGTCAACGAAAACGCAAATAAGGACAGCAACGTCTTTAACACCCAGCGCGATCTCACGGCTGGCACCATTGCCCGGGCGACGGGACTGAAAATGTTGCCGCCAGCCGTTGCTAACGCCCACATCAAGGGCGATATTCACTGGCACGACCTCGATTACCAGCCATACAGTCCCATGACGAACTGCTGCCTGATTGACTTTGAGGGGATGCTCAAGCATGGGTTCAAAATTGGCAACGCCACAATGGGGACGCCGCACAGCATTCAAACTGCCGTGGTCCAGATGACGCAAATCATTGCTAGCGTGGCCTCCAGTCAGTATGGCGGCTGCTCCGCCGACAGCACCGACGAATTCCTTGCGCCGTATGCCATGCGGAATTACGACAAGCACCTCCAAGAAGCCGAGGAGTGGATTGATGACCCCGCAACGCGTGAAAAATACGCCCGCAGCAAGACCAAAGCGGACATTGCCCAGGCTATGGAAAGCTTGGAGTACCAGATCAACACGCTGTACTCGTCCCAAGGTCAGACCCCGTTCACGACCGTGGGCTTTGGCCTGGGAACCAGCTGGGCTGCGGTTGAGATTCAAAAGGCCATTCTGAACACCCGGATTAAGGGACTTGGGACTGAGCGGCGAACCGCCATCTTCCCTAAATTGGTCTTTACCCTGAAACGTGGCCTGAACCTCGAACCGGGCGATCCCAATTATGCCATCAAGGAACTGGCCCTCGATTGTGCGACGAAGCGGATGTACCCGGACGTGCTGAACTACGACAAGATTGTGGCGCTAACCGGTAGTTTCAAGGCGCCGATGGGTTGTCGCTCCTTCCTGCAGGGCTGGCGCGATGCATCTGGCGCCGAGGTCAACGCGGGTCGCATGAACCTTGGCGTCGTCACGGTGAACTTGCCACGGATTGCGCTCGAATCTGGTGGCAATAAGGCCCAGTTCTGGGCGTTACTTGAAAGCCGGCTGGACGTTTGTCATGAGGCCTTAGCCTTCAAACTGAACCGGGCGAAGCAGGCATCGCCGAAGAACGCACCAACATTGTACATGTATGGGGCGTTTGGCAAGCGGCTGGGCGAGGACGACAACGTGGATGACCTGTTCAAGAATGGCCGCGCGACGATTTCGCTCGGTTATATCGGGCTGTACGAGGTGGGCACCGTCTTCTATGGCCCCGACTGGGAACACAACCAGGAGGCCAAGGATTTCTCCGTTAGCGTGGTCAAGGCCCTCTATGATCATTGCAAACAGTGGGAGGCGGCAGAAGGGTACCACTACTCCGTTTACTCAACGCCGAGTGAGAGTCTGACTGACCGCTTCTGCCGGCTCGACACGGAGAAATTCGGGACGATTCCAAACATTACGGACAAGGAATACTACACCAACAGTTTCCACTACGACGTGCGCAAGTCGCCAACGCCGTTTGAAAAAATCGACTTCGAAAAGGATTACCCCAAGTATTGCTCCGGCGGGTTTATTCATTACTGCGAGTATCCAAACTTGCGGCAGAATCCTAAGGCCCTCGAGGCGGTTTGGGATTACGCTTACGACCGGATCGGCTACTTAGGGACCAACACCCCGATTGACCAGTGCTTCAAGTGCGGCTTCAAAGGTGAATTCACCGCCACGGCGCGTGGGTTCAAATGTCCCGATTGTGGTAACACGGATCCGGCTACGTGTGATGTGGTCAAGCGGACTTGTGGTTACCTCGGTAATCCGAACCAGCGGCCGATGGTGCACGGGCGGCACATGGAAATCATGGCGCGGCGCAAGCACATGACATTTGGCAACGACCAGATTGCGGGAGGTAAGTAG
- the sufC gene encoding Fe-S cluster assembly ATPase SufC has product MQELAISNLHVSVETDEGTREILRGINLTIHAGEIHALMGPNGNGKSTLSETIMGNPHYQVTQGDIRMDGQSILDWTVDQRARAGLFLAMQYPPAIAGITNAAFIRAAVNARRAKDDQMPVTRFLRELDERLTQLKMKPDMADRYLNAGFSGGEKKKNEILQLLMVQPHLAILDEIDSGLDVDAMRIVAEAVNSMRGPQFSTLIITHYQRLLDYIVPDFVHVLKDGCIIESGGAALAKQLEQSGYEDISEAAE; this is encoded by the coding sequence ATGCAAGAATTAGCGATTAGCAATCTACACGTGAGCGTCGAGACGGACGAGGGCACACGCGAAATTTTGCGTGGTATCAACCTCACGATTCACGCGGGCGAAATTCACGCGCTCATGGGGCCAAACGGGAACGGAAAGTCCACTTTGTCCGAAACCATCATGGGGAACCCGCATTATCAGGTCACGCAGGGTGATATCCGGATGGACGGACAGAGCATTCTGGACTGGACGGTTGATCAGCGGGCACGGGCGGGGCTGTTTCTGGCCATGCAATATCCGCCGGCGATAGCAGGCATCACGAACGCGGCGTTTATTCGCGCCGCCGTTAATGCGAGACGGGCTAAGGATGACCAGATGCCCGTGACACGCTTTTTGCGAGAACTGGATGAGCGGCTGACGCAGCTTAAGATGAAGCCGGACATGGCTGATCGATACTTAAACGCCGGATTCTCCGGTGGGGAAAAGAAGAAAAACGAGATTCTGCAACTCTTGATGGTGCAACCACACTTGGCCATTTTGGATGAAATTGATTCTGGTCTGGATGTGGACGCCATGCGTATCGTCGCGGAGGCAGTGAACAGCATGCGTGGCCCGCAATTCAGCACGCTCATCATTACCCATTATCAGCGCCTGCTGGATTACATCGTGCCGGACTTTGTGCACGTATTGAAGGACGGCTGCATTATCGAATCTGGGGGTGCGGCGCTGGCTAAGCAGCTGGAACAAAGTGGCTACGAGGACATCAGTGAGGCGGCCGAATGA
- the sufU gene encoding Fe-S cluster assembly sulfur transfer protein SufU, producing MSLSRLDQLYREVILDAAARPAHCGTVAANAPQVHAVNSSCGDVLNLRASWNATGVLTGVAIDAQGCTISRASATLLVDAAHGKTALEVGRLCHDFNAMITTGAPMLGDEDAAALAGVRQFPARVKCALLAWDAMAQLLTEGGVRDAGDQEQ from the coding sequence ATGAGTCTAAGTCGATTAGATCAACTGTATCGAGAGGTCATCCTGGATGCTGCGGCACGACCAGCACACTGTGGGACTGTCGCAGCGAATGCGCCACAAGTCCACGCGGTTAATTCGAGCTGTGGGGATGTGTTGAACTTGCGCGCGAGTTGGAATGCGACCGGTGTGCTAACTGGTGTCGCCATTGATGCGCAAGGATGCACCATCAGCCGGGCCAGCGCGACCTTATTGGTAGATGCTGCACATGGCAAAACGGCTCTTGAGGTCGGGCGGCTCTGCCATGATTTCAACGCCATGATTACGACAGGTGCGCCAATGTTGGGTGATGAAGACGCTGCTGCGCTTGCTGGAGTTCGTCAGTTTCCAGCGCGAGTGAAGTGCGCGCTACTGGCTTGGGATGCGATGGCACAATTACTGACAGAGGGAGGTGTTCGTGATGCCGGAGACCAAGAACAGTAA
- a CDS encoding YueI family protein, whose protein sequence is MADQDNVNDHITNALFGGKQTKPDERRHYLGSLRERVELRITNDALSDQTTVWNFRMALPKYKGKPDLTVLINGKLGMGITGPYIKLCSENNLKFTLINDRTALLGADDSGLLIVAPDAVNLPDDQIALVDTTKKPQKEHKGLFGKLFH, encoded by the coding sequence ATGGCAGATCAAGACAACGTCAATGACCACATCACCAACGCGCTCTTTGGCGGTAAGCAGACCAAGCCGGACGAACGTCGTCACTACTTGGGGTCTCTGCGGGAACGTGTCGAATTACGGATTACGAATGACGCACTAAGCGACCAAACCACCGTCTGGAACTTCCGGATGGCACTACCTAAATACAAGGGCAAGCCTGATTTAACCGTTCTGATCAACGGCAAGCTCGGCATGGGCATCACCGGTCCGTACATTAAGTTGTGTTCCGAGAACAACCTTAAGTTCACGTTAATCAACGACCGGACCGCCTTGCTTGGCGCAGACGATAGCGGCTTGCTTATCGTTGCCCCAGACGCGGTGAACCTTCCAGATGATCAGATCGCATTAGTTGATACCACGAAGAAACCTCAGAAAGAACACAAGGGGTTGTTCGGGAAATTGTTCCATTAA
- a CDS encoding DUF2628 domain-containing protein encodes MFVTLTNRATAAVVTTKVGFSWTTLFFGFFPALFRSDYKWALIIIAIELLTGTFTFGGGTFFTCLVFSFLYNRLYINDLLAKGYEPANETARDILRANNFAV; translated from the coding sequence ATGTTTGTGACATTAACGAACCGCGCGACGGCAGCCGTTGTCACCACAAAAGTCGGGTTTTCTTGGACGACGTTATTTTTCGGATTCTTTCCGGCGCTTTTTCGCAGTGATTACAAATGGGCATTAATCATCATCGCCATCGAACTGTTGACAGGGACGTTTACCTTTGGCGGTGGGACATTCTTCACCTGTCTCGTTTTTAGTTTTCTGTACAACCGCTTGTACATAAACGACTTGCTCGCAAAGGGGTACGAGCCGGCTAACGAAACTGCGCGTGACATCCTGCGCGCCAACAATTTTGCCGTCTAA
- a CDS encoding universal stress protein produces MLQQYSHILVAIDGSYEAELAFKKAVMVAKRNNADLFLIHIVDTRAFQNVSSFDSAMVEQVTATAKNTMEEYITTAKKEGLEKVSYSIEYGAPKTIIARDVPKQHGIDLIMIGATGLNAVERLLIGSVTEYVTRNAPCDVLVVRTDLENKPALATTKPAQDK; encoded by the coding sequence ATGTTACAACAATACTCACACATTCTAGTGGCAATTGATGGTTCATACGAAGCTGAATTGGCATTCAAAAAAGCGGTTATGGTCGCAAAGCGTAACAACGCTGATTTGTTCCTGATTCACATCGTTGATACCCGCGCCTTCCAAAACGTGTCGAGCTTTGACTCGGCGATGGTCGAACAGGTCACCGCAACCGCCAAGAATACGATGGAAGAATACATCACGACGGCAAAGAAGGAGGGCCTGGAAAAGGTCAGCTACTCAATCGAGTATGGCGCTCCTAAGACAATCATTGCGCGTGACGTGCCAAAGCAGCACGGCATCGACCTCATTATGATTGGGGCTACCGGTTTGAACGCCGTTGAGCGCTTGCTCATTGGTTCGGTAACTGAATATGTTACCCGCAACGCACCTTGCGACGTCCTTGTTGTTCGTACAGACTTGGAAAACAAGCCTGCGCTTGCAACCACAAAGCCCGCACAGGACAAGTGA
- a CDS encoding WxL domain-containing protein, with protein sequence MKKTALMIAGAIALGMALVPAGKVSADAPTATADTPAVSTSTGQFSVAAGALTLDSVPDIDFGTPTMAQFIAGATLKSTTAPVTTAATDATANNGGTLSVTDARGGQAGWSLNAKSGDFVTGTQTTVKITPDTLTLNPTAMTISSTATMAGGNIQVNSEKGTTGADIWTAAQGTGSGLNTATFNAGAATLVLPAQSNASEGTYLAPITWTLSATPAAN encoded by the coding sequence ATGAAGAAGACAGCATTGATGATCGCCGGTGCAATTGCACTGGGTATGGCTTTGGTTCCAGCAGGTAAGGTGAGCGCAGACGCACCCACCGCTACGGCTGATACGCCAGCAGTTTCAACTTCAACCGGTCAATTTTCAGTTGCGGCCGGTGCACTGACCCTAGATTCAGTACCGGATATTGACTTCGGTACGCCAACCATGGCTCAGTTTATTGCTGGGGCAACACTGAAATCAACGACTGCTCCGGTTACAACGGCTGCTACTGATGCAACCGCGAATAATGGTGGCACGCTCTCAGTTACAGACGCTCGTGGTGGACAGGCCGGCTGGAGCTTGAATGCTAAGTCTGGCGATTTCGTGACTGGTACACAGACGACAGTCAAAATTACTCCAGACACCTTGACTCTGAATCCCACAGCTATGACAATTTCTTCGACTGCTACAATGGCCGGCGGTAACATTCAAGTAAACTCTGAGAAAGGTACTACCGGTGCAGACATCTGGACCGCAGCCCAAGGTACAGGTTCTGGCTTGAATACAGCCACATTTAATGCAGGAGCAGCTACTTTGGTTCTTCCTGCGCAGTCTAATGCTTCTGAGGGTACTTACCTTGCACCAATTACTTGGACGCTGTCCGCAACGCCAGCTGCCAACTAA
- a CDS encoding aminotransferase class V-fold PLP-dependent enzyme, producing MNMSKIDQNWRADFPIFAAHPDLAYLDQAATGQYPQTVIDAMNAYMTTANAPVHRGLYKLAYDATNQFEAVRTQVAAFLGAAHAGEIVFTSGTTAAINLVAQSFGPLVVDAGDEIIVSVAEHHSNFLPWRRLAGVRGAHLLIAPVHADGAIDEEWVLAHISRRTRVVALAQETNVSGACLKQARAIADAVHQVGGYFLLDGAQGIAHNNVNVQQLGVDFYAFSGHKIYGPSGIGCLYARAELLLEMPPVTLGGGMISEVGVHNVSWAPAPERFEAGSQNTLGVVGLGAALRYLQPRRQAMTVHCAALTQQTRAALAVIPGLTLYAHPEAAATLSFNLAGVHPHDLATFLDEQGVAVRAGHHCAQPLMTSLGVPAMLRASLGAYTTAVDCERLVTGVQDAAAFFQVAAR from the coding sequence ATGAACATGAGCAAGATTGATCAGAACTGGCGGGCGGATTTTCCTATCTTTGCGGCACATCCGGATTTGGCATACCTGGATCAAGCGGCAACGGGTCAATACCCACAAACCGTGATTGATGCCATGAATGCTTATATGACAACGGCCAATGCACCAGTCCACCGCGGTTTGTACAAATTAGCGTATGATGCGACCAACCAGTTCGAAGCGGTGCGGACACAAGTCGCCGCATTTCTGGGGGCGGCACATGCCGGTGAGATTGTATTTACTAGTGGTACAACGGCTGCCATTAATTTGGTGGCCCAGTCATTCGGTCCTTTGGTGGTGGATGCAGGGGACGAGATTATCGTCAGCGTTGCCGAACACCACAGTAACTTTTTGCCATGGCGGCGGCTGGCCGGTGTACGCGGCGCGCATTTGCTAATTGCGCCAGTGCACGCTGATGGTGCGATTGACGAGGAATGGGTACTCGCGCATATTAGTCGGCGCACCCGGGTTGTGGCCTTGGCTCAGGAGACTAACGTGAGTGGTGCCTGCCTGAAACAGGCTCGCGCTATCGCGGACGCGGTGCACCAGGTTGGCGGCTACTTCCTGTTAGATGGTGCGCAGGGTATTGCGCACAACAATGTGAATGTGCAACAACTTGGTGTCGATTTCTATGCATTCTCCGGACACAAGATTTATGGACCAAGCGGGATTGGTTGCCTGTACGCGCGGGCGGAACTGCTGCTGGAAATGCCGCCCGTGACGCTTGGCGGCGGCATGATTAGTGAAGTCGGTGTGCACAATGTCAGTTGGGCGCCGGCACCGGAACGCTTTGAGGCGGGAAGTCAAAATACCCTCGGCGTCGTTGGGCTTGGTGCGGCGTTAAGGTACTTGCAGCCGCGGCGCCAAGCCATGACGGTGCATTGCGCGGCATTAACCCAGCAAACCCGCGCGGCATTAGCGGTCATCCCAGGGCTGACGCTATACGCCCACCCTGAAGCCGCCGCGACACTTAGTTTCAATTTGGCTGGCGTACACCCGCACGATTTGGCGACCTTCCTGGATGAACAGGGCGTCGCTGTTCGCGCGGGGCACCACTGTGCGCAACCACTGATGACGTCGCTGGGTGTGCCTGCGATGTTGCGTGCAAGTCTGGGCGCATACACGACTGCCGTGGATTGTGAACGGTTGGTAACCGGGGTGCAGGATGCCGCAGCGTTTTTCCAGGTGGCGGCGCGATGA
- a CDS encoding metal-sulfur cluster assembly factor: MTEQLADYGVTCTGIDAAESEALAAALHRAVDPELGVDMLELGLVYQLVREPDAGYRLEMLLTTIGCPLTDYLEKILQHAMALVIGDAPVQVQFRMTPVWTMDRMSRACRMTLGV; this comes from the coding sequence ATGACAGAACAATTGGCAGATTACGGCGTGACATGTACGGGAATTGATGCGGCTGAGAGCGAGGCTCTGGCGGCGGCCTTGCATCGGGCAGTTGATCCGGAACTGGGCGTGGATATGCTCGAGTTGGGCCTGGTTTACCAACTTGTCCGTGAGCCAGATGCGGGGTACCGGCTGGAGATGCTACTGACGACGATTGGCTGTCCTTTAACGGATTATCTTGAGAAGATACTGCAACACGCGATGGCATTGGTAATCGGAGACGCACCGGTGCAAGTGCAGTTTCGAATGACGCCGGTGTGGACCATGGACCGGATGTCACGCGCGTGCCGCATGACGTTAGGGGTTTAA
- a CDS encoding TMEM175 family protein yields the protein MSKSRVESLTDAILAIIMTIMALEIHTPEAATWAAFSKGFIPVFAFFVSFFALTNLWMAHHLFLKNVTKIPYRSVMWNMALLFWVTLMPVATNWVADYPTRPLPERFFILVQLGWYVLLAMFSRSVRRQDPEAGSDSQVSTWVINLLYVGFFIYPLPYSALVVGLVRMAWSPIVWLRMESKGRLN from the coding sequence ATGAGTAAGAGTCGTGTCGAGTCATTAACCGATGCTATTTTAGCCATTATCATGACCATCATGGCGTTGGAAATTCATACCCCGGAAGCGGCTACGTGGGCAGCATTTTCAAAGGGCTTTATCCCAGTATTCGCATTCTTTGTCAGCTTCTTTGCACTGACAAATCTCTGGATGGCGCACCATTTGTTCCTGAAGAACGTGACCAAGATTCCGTATCGTTCCGTGATGTGGAATATGGCACTGCTATTCTGGGTGACCTTGATGCCTGTCGCGACGAATTGGGTCGCCGACTACCCAACGCGACCATTACCGGAACGTTTTTTTATCTTGGTGCAGCTGGGGTGGTATGTTTTGCTGGCGATGTTTTCACGTTCCGTTCGCCGTCAGGATCCAGAGGCAGGGAGTGATTCGCAAGTCAGTACCTGGGTGATTAACTTACTATACGTTGGCTTTTTCATCTATCCGCTGCCATATTCGGCTTTGGTTGTTGGGCTTGTCCGGATGGCCTGGTCGCCGATTGTTTGGCTACGGATGGAGTCGAAGGGACGACTGAATTAA
- a CDS encoding SufD family Fe-S cluster assembly protein → MKQAVKREWPLLPKMSWRSVLPDDVGALSGLNLQLPPTVSQKSVTAESVAAAADDQLAKYLVAATTSATCVTVPDNWRGEALVFDGPAAGVVQVNVGHGAKAVIREIHQAASTQQYLLMVINIEEDAEVDLTTVDLTPGRVGLDRQVNVARNAQLHWHAASFGADAGFIYHSVNLNGQGATADAKMAALTTAADCLIVTTAVTNVAPKTDGLITQHGVASGSSQLFMNGIGAIVRGARGSNAQQENRVLMLNDQAEAESNPLLLIDENDVTAGHAASVSAIDRQQMYYLMSRGLQEAVAVRLVVRGFLLGLLPENLDQTLAAAVQRALATQLGSVEDEHEQD, encoded by the coding sequence ATGAAGCAGGCGGTTAAGCGCGAGTGGCCATTGCTTCCGAAAATGAGTTGGCGTAGTGTGCTCCCGGATGACGTCGGGGCGCTATCTGGGCTAAATCTACAGTTGCCGCCAACGGTAAGTCAGAAAAGCGTGACAGCTGAGAGTGTCGCTGCGGCCGCTGATGATCAGCTTGCTAAGTATTTGGTTGCCGCCACTACCAGCGCGACATGTGTGACCGTGCCGGACAATTGGCGGGGGGAGGCACTTGTTTTCGATGGACCTGCTGCTGGCGTGGTGCAAGTGAACGTTGGGCACGGCGCTAAGGCCGTTATTCGTGAAATACATCAGGCGGCCAGCACACAGCAGTACCTGTTGATGGTCATTAATATAGAAGAAGATGCAGAAGTGGACTTGACCACGGTGGACCTAACTCCTGGTCGCGTGGGACTTGACCGCCAAGTGAATGTGGCGCGGAATGCACAGCTGCACTGGCACGCCGCGAGTTTTGGGGCGGATGCCGGGTTTATTTACCATAGTGTCAACCTAAATGGTCAGGGGGCGACCGCGGATGCGAAAATGGCCGCGCTCACGACGGCTGCTGACTGCCTGATTGTCACGACCGCTGTAACCAACGTCGCACCAAAGACGGACGGCTTGATCACGCAACATGGGGTCGCTAGTGGTAGTTCTCAGTTGTTCATGAATGGGATTGGCGCGATTGTTCGTGGTGCGCGGGGTAGTAACGCCCAGCAAGAAAATCGGGTGCTCATGCTGAATGACCAAGCCGAAGCGGAATCAAACCCATTGCTGTTGATTGACGAAAATGACGTCACGGCAGGTCATGCAGCCAGCGTGTCTGCCATTGACCGTCAGCAGATGTACTACCTGATGAGTCGTGGCCTGCAAGAAGCTGTTGCGGTTCGACTTGTGGTCCGCGGGTTCTTACTGGGGCTGTTGCCAGAAAATTTGGATCAGACGCTGGCGGCCGCAGTTCAGAGGGCACTGGCAACACAGTTAGGGAGCGTTGAAGATGAACATGAGCAAGATTGA
- the sufB gene encoding Fe-S cluster assembly protein SufB — translation MPETKNSKNNENVAADVDFLDETKPETTQINFAPLLTTGSGLNEGTVRAISAAKHEPEWMLTIRLHAFATYQKLHQPQFGPDLSALDLAHINYFQRSTPGVARDWADVPAELKNTFEQMGVPEAERRYLAGASAQFESEVVYEHLQDAIESRGIIFCSMDQAVAEHPEIVRQYFGQLVPDSDNLYAALNTAVWSGGTFLYVPAGVFLDMPLQSFFRINAGRSGQFERTMIVVEPGAHINYVEGCTAPTYSEDSLHAAVVEVFVHKDAYARYTTIQNWSNNVYSLETKRASADAGATMEWVDGNLGSKVTMKYPSVYLDGEGAHGTMLSIAVAGRGIVLDSGARMIHNAPNTSSSIVSKSIAKDGGATDYRGTVRFGPQAHGAFAHVECDTILMDESSRSNTIPINEVHCSDVAMEHEAKVSKVSEAQLYYLMSRGLTEEKANEMIIMGFVEPFAKELPMEYAVELNRLIKMEMAGSVG, via the coding sequence ATGCCGGAGACCAAGAACAGTAAGAACAACGAAAACGTGGCGGCGGACGTCGATTTCCTGGATGAGACGAAACCGGAAACGACGCAGATCAATTTCGCGCCACTCTTAACGACGGGGAGCGGTCTGAATGAGGGGACGGTACGGGCAATATCAGCGGCCAAGCATGAACCCGAGTGGATGTTAACGATTCGCTTGCACGCCTTCGCGACCTATCAAAAGTTGCACCAGCCACAGTTTGGCCCTGACCTCAGTGCGCTTGATCTCGCGCACATCAATTACTTTCAACGTTCTACCCCCGGCGTCGCGCGTGATTGGGCTGACGTGCCAGCTGAACTGAAGAATACTTTTGAACAAATGGGGGTTCCTGAAGCAGAGCGGCGTTATCTGGCCGGTGCGAGTGCCCAGTTTGAATCCGAAGTGGTCTACGAACATCTACAGGATGCAATTGAATCACGCGGCATCATTTTCTGCTCGATGGATCAGGCGGTGGCAGAGCACCCAGAGATTGTGCGTCAGTACTTTGGTCAGCTCGTGCCTGATAGTGACAACTTGTACGCCGCACTGAACACGGCGGTCTGGTCAGGTGGTACCTTCCTATACGTGCCGGCCGGTGTGTTTTTGGATATGCCTTTGCAGTCCTTCTTTAGAATTAACGCTGGACGGAGTGGTCAGTTTGAACGCACGATGATTGTTGTGGAGCCAGGTGCCCACATTAATTACGTAGAAGGGTGCACGGCACCAACCTATAGTGAAGATAGTTTGCATGCGGCAGTAGTGGAGGTCTTCGTGCACAAAGATGCGTACGCGCGTTACACGACCATTCAAAACTGGAGCAATAACGTATACAGCTTGGAAACTAAGCGCGCCAGTGCGGACGCAGGTGCCACGATGGAATGGGTCGATGGTAACCTCGGCAGCAAGGTGACCATGAAGTATCCCTCGGTCTATCTAGACGGGGAGGGTGCACACGGCACGATGTTGTCGATTGCGGTGGCTGGTCGCGGTATCGTCCTTGATTCAGGGGCGCGAATGATTCACAACGCGCCCAACACGAGTTCATCGATTGTCAGCAAGTCAATTGCTAAAGACGGCGGTGCGACCGACTATCGGGGAACCGTGCGTTTTGGTCCGCAAGCTCACGGTGCCTTTGCGCATGTGGAGTGTGACACCATCTTGATGGATGAGTCCAGCCGGAGTAATACGATTCCCATCAATGAAGTCCATTGCAGCGACGTCGCGATGGAACATGAAGCCAAGGTCAGTAAGGTGTCTGAAGCTCAACTTTATTACCTGATGAGTCGCGGACTTACTGAAGAGAAAGCTAATGAAATGATAATCATGGGCTTTGTGGAGCCATTTGCCAAAGAGCTCCCAATGGAATATGCGGTCGAATTAAACCGATTAATTAAGATGGAAATGGCCGGTTCGGTTGGATGA
- the nrdG gene encoding anaerobic ribonucleoside-triphosphate reductase activating protein, translated as MKATPRKGPRNPQPGEWTAAQYSKQYVASYKPFNFVDGEGVRCSLYVSGCNFACPGCYNLAAQNFRYGKPYTQQLEDQIIADLGQSYVQGLTLLGGEPFLNTQVCIRICKRIRAEYGHTKDIWSWTGYKWDELMQETPDKLELLNLLDILVDGRFLEPLKDLTLQFRGSSNQRIIDVPASLASGDVVIWRNLKR; from the coding sequence ATGAAAGCCACGCCGCGGAAGGGTCCGCGTAATCCGCAACCGGGCGAATGGACAGCGGCACAATACTCGAAGCAATATGTGGCCAGCTATAAACCGTTTAACTTTGTGGATGGCGAGGGGGTGCGGTGTTCCCTGTACGTCTCTGGCTGTAATTTTGCCTGTCCAGGGTGTTATAACCTGGCGGCGCAAAACTTCCGTTATGGGAAACCTTACACGCAGCAACTCGAGGACCAAATTATCGCGGATCTGGGCCAGAGCTATGTCCAGGGCCTAACCTTGCTGGGCGGCGAACCATTTCTCAACACACAGGTCTGCATTCGCATCTGCAAACGTATCCGCGCCGAGTACGGGCACACCAAGGATATTTGGAGCTGGACGGGCTACAAGTGGGATGAGTTGATGCAGGAAACGCCGGATAAATTGGAATTGCTCAACTTACTCGACATCCTAGTTGACGGTCGCTTCCTGGAGCCACTAAAGGATTTGACCTTGCAGTTCCGCGGTAGTTCCAACCAGCGCATTATCGATGTACCCGCCTCACTAGCCAGTGGTGACGTGGTGATTTGGCGGAATTTAAAGCGTTAA